CATCAACGCCCGCCTTGGACAGGATATCATGTGCAGAAGGGTGCACAGAGTGCGATCTGTATCTAGCGCGTGCTTCATAATGACGCCTATATTAGTGCCTATGCGCAccgaagaatttaaaaaaataataaattaattccatCGTCTTCTTCCTTATTACCACAGAGACATACAACACATGCCGCCTTCATCGCATCTGCCACTGTGGACCCGTCGTATTGCCTAAacctaaacaaaaacactaagATCAAGCATCTCACCATTTTATGGTTAGCAAGGGTTTTGACATGGGTGGATTCGATTTCATTCTACGATTatgtttttctcgctttcgcctgtttttgttttttactttttaactATTCAATTATATGGTATTCTTCTTTGACGCGAAACGCAAACTATTccttaaaatgcactttttattgccGGTGGCATTAACGAGAAGGAGCGGTGACGAACGAACTAATGACTGGATAGGAAGCAACCTGTATGtagtgatacaaaaaaaacagtaaaatgcATGATTTGCAAAGCAATTGCACAGTGTTGCAATTCTTTCGCTACACTGTGTGTATATAATGCACAGGAATGACGAAAACAGAATGCGAGACTAATGTCTCACTTtcgttttataataatttcttCGAGAATGTGCGTCTAGTTCGTCGTCACCGCCACTGTTCTTGCTTAAAACTGTTTGCAATTGTTGTTCTTGCTGTTTACTGTCCCTCTATCTTTCAAAGGACGCTATAATAAAAGATACCTGGTACCTTACAATCATTAACATATAAGTTGTTCTTTTGTTGCCATTACTATTACAGACCATTGTGCGCAGTATCATACTTGtatcagaaaaaaatatttgaacgtGCCCTGTGGCCTTCAATATACCGTAAAGAACAGAAGTGAGGGCCAACGGAGCTTGGCGTAGCCTACAGCAGAGCAAGTAAGAAATAATGTTACTCGTCATATCTCTGTTGCCGAGTCACAAAAATGACCTTCCAGGGGTAGAAGGAGTTCCTCTTCCTTACAGTGTTCAAATCGCTTTTCCTGTTTGCGCTGTTGGTTCATCGCACGTGCCTGTTTGAATCGAAGCGCGCGTTCCCATTGTTACGTTTAGGCATTGACAGCGATCGGTGATCGGGTGGTATCGATGACACCGCCCGGACCGGGAAGGGCGCTCGGTTTGCCCATTAGATAAGTGTCGATCTGTCTGGCCGCTTGACGTCCCTCTGTGATGGCCCACACTACGAGCGATTGACCTCTGCGACAGTCACCGGCAGCGAAAACCTTCGGATTGGCTGTACCGTACATTCCAACGCTGGTTTTAATATTACCCCGTCCGTCCAGTTCCAGATCTAGAATTAAAATCGAAATTAGCTTCTTATCCCTGGCCTGAACGGTAAATCTCACGTACTCATCTCGGTAGGTGCTTGTTTTTCCGGGCCCAAGAAACCCATGGCGAGCAGGATCAAATCGGCGGGATAGTATTTCTCCGATCCAGGCACCTCCTTCATGCTCCACTGGCCGGTGGGCGTTTTCGTCCACTCGACCTGAACCGTATTGACGCCCTTGATGTTTCCATTACCGTCGCTGACAAACTCCTTCGTTGTGGTAGAATACTGGCGAGGATCCTTGCCCCATTTTACACGCACCTCTTCGTGACCATAGTCGACACTATAAGGAACATTAAGACAATGTTTAGACGATTGATAACTTCACCATTTTCCCAAAACCTCCGCAATACCTACCGGAAAATACGAGGCCATTGCGGCCATGGGTTGTCCTGGGCACGTTTCTCCGACGGAATGGGTAAGATCTCAAACGTGGTGATCGATTTAGCACCCTGGCGCAACGAGGTTGCAATACAATCGCAGCCGGTGTCACCGCCACCGATAACGATCACATCCTTGCCCTCGGCCGATATCCAATCCGGTCGAGCACCGTTCAACTTCTTCTGGCTCGCCTCCAGAAACTCCATCGCAAAGTGAATACCCTTCAGTTCACGGTTCGGCAGGTTCAAATCACGTGGCCATGTAGCACCGGTCGTGAACAGCACTGCATCGTACTCCTGCTCCAGCTGCGAACCCATCACATCACGCCCGATGTGCACGTTGCAGCGGAACTCAATACCTTCCGCCACCATCAGATCAAGGCGACGCTGTACGACGTCCTTCGATAGCTTCATCGTGGGAATGCCGTACTGCAGCAGGCCACCGGGACGATCGTTGCGCTCGAACACCGTCACCTGATGTCCGGCCTTGTTAAGCTGCTGTGCGGCTGCCAACCCTGCAGGTCCCGAACCAACAACCGCTACACGTTTGCCGGTGCGCACCTGCGGTACTTGCGGCGTAATCCAACCCTGCTCGAACGCGTGGTCAATGATCGCACACTCGATGTTCTTAATCGTGACGGCCGGTTCGGAGATACCGAGCACACACGCGCCCTCACACGGTGCCGGACAGACACGGCCCGTAAACTCGGGGAAATTGTTCGTCTGCAGCAGTTGATTAATAGCCTCGCGCCAGTTGCCATTGAACACAAGATCGTTCCATTTGGGAATGATGTTTCCCAGCGGGCAACCGTGCGAGTTCGACTGACAGAATGGTACGCCGCACTCCATGCAACGGGCAGCCTGCACCTTCAGGTTTGTGCGAACGTGCGGGAAATTGAACACCTCCTTCCAGTCCTGCTGGCGTTCGGCTGCGTTACGGTAGACGGAAGTTTCACGCTTGTACTTGATGAAACCGCGCGTCTTGTCCAGTACCTGGTCCAGTTTCTTCTTTGCCAGCTGTCCATCTTGGATCGATTCCTCAATATCCTTCACCTGCGGTTCCTTCGGGTGTCCGTTTGCCGTGATCGCCTTGGTGGCCGTTTTCTCCTTCAAAGCATTCAGCGCCTTCTGATACTCGTACGGAAATACTTTCACAAACTGTTGGCAAGGTTCGGGCCACTTTGACAGCAGCTCCTTCGCCACCTCGGAACCGGTCTCGTTAACGAATTCCTGCAGTAAATCCTTCACCGTTTGACGATCCTCATCCAGGTCGAGTCCAAGCAATTCCACCATGCCCGGATTCACCTTCGAACGGAAGGTACCATCCACGTCGAGTACGTACGCAATTCCACCCGACATACCGGCAGCAAAGTTACGTCCCGTCAGCCCAAGAATGACCACCATACCGCCCGTCATGTACTCGCAACCGTGATCGCCGACACCCTCCACAACGGCCGTTACACCCGAGTTGCGCACACAGAATCGTTCGGCCGCAATGCCACGGAAGAAGGCACGACCCGAGGTCGCACCGTACAGGCACACGTTGCCCACGATCACGTTCAGGTGCGATTCGAAGGTAGTGCCCACTGGTGGGCGAATCACGATCGTGCCTCCGGAAAGGCTTTTACCAACATAATCATTGGCATCGCCCTGCAAGGTCATCTTGACACCCTTCACCAGGAACGCACCGAAGCTTTGACCGGCCGATCCGGTCAGGTTGATGTTGATCGAACGTCCGTCCGGTAGACCTGCATCGCCATAACGTCGTGCGATCTCATAGCTAAGGGTACTGGAGAACGCACGCTCCTCGTTGTTAATCTTCATTTCGAGGGTCTTGTGCGTCTCGCTGCCCTCAATGACACCCATTGTGCGATTAATCAGCTCGTTATCGGCACGCTTCTCCAGCACAAAGTCCTGCCGCAAAGAGCCACCCACGATGTTTGTACCCGGACGCAAGTCGAGCGCACTCTTCAGCAACATCTGCAGATCGAGAAGGGATGCCTTGTGCGATACGGTTTCGCGCACCTTCAACAGATCCGTACGGCCGATCAGCTCTTGGAAACGGCGCAAACCTAGGTTCGCCATGATTTCGCGAATTTCCTCCGCAAGCATGAAGAAGTAATTGATCACGTGCTCCGGCTTGCCAGCAAACTTGGCCCGCAACACGGGATCTTGCGTCGCAATGCCGACCGGGCATGTGTTCAAATGACACTTGCGCATCATCGTACATCCCATCACGATCAAAGGTGCAGTACTGAAGCCAAACTCGTCGGCACCGAGCAATGCTGCCACAACGACATCGAAGCCGGTACGTAACTGTCCATCAGCTTGAACCACAACTCTGAAAAAGACGATTTAAAGGGGAATATTAGGAATATTAtcaatacattttttacaatttatggATTCCTTTCAAGTTGATATGGACTATGAATAGGTAGATGTGAAACTCTTCCATATTTCTTGCGCTTTTGCAAGGCGAAATCAATTCTGTGGAACGAATTGCCATATGAAAAAGTGGACAGAATTCCACAACTACCTTAAGACATTTCAGTCGGAGAAAAGACTCGAGCAATGGTTCCAACTTTACCACTAGAACTCCAACTAATGCTTCTACCTTACCTTGAACGAAGATCATTAAGCACAAGCACCTGATGTGTTTCGGCAATTCCCAACTCCCACGGTAATCCAGCCGATTTGATACCGGTCCAGCTGCTAGCACCGGTACCACCGTCATGGCCAGAGATGACGATATGTTCCGCTTTGCCCTTCGCCACGCCGGAAGCGACCACACCAACACCCACCTCCGACACGAGCTTCACACTAATGCGTGCCTTGGGATTAGCACACTTCAGGTCGTAGATCAGCTCGGCCAAATCCTCAATTGAGTAGATGTCGTGAtgcggtggtggtgaaatCAAACCCACGCCCGGCACCGAATGGCGCGTGTCTGCAATATCCTGCGACACCTTGTATCCGGGCAACTCACCGCCCTCTCCCGGCTTCGCTCCCTGCGCCATCTTAATCTGCAGATCGTCAGCATTGGCAACATATGCGGCCGTTACACCGAACCGACCCGATGCGACTTGCTTGATGGCCGATCGGCGGTTATGTTGCGGATCCTGGTTCATATAGCGGTCAGCATTCTCACCACCTTCACCGGTGTTGCTCTTGCCGCCAATACGATTCATCGAGATAGCCAGTGTAGCATGAGCCTCCAGCGAGATACTACCAAAACTCATCGCACCCGTGGCGAACCGTTTAACAATCTCGCTCGCTGGTTCGACTTCCGAGAGTTCAACGCGCGGACGGCCCTTCGCAAACTCTAGCTGACCGCGTAACGTGCACAGCTGCACACTGCGCATAGTCGTATCGCGGAAGGTAGCGTACGCACCCTTGCTCTCATTGACCGCTGCTTCCTGGAGCGCGGCGATCGCACCCGGCTCATTGATGTGACCTTCGCCGCCAGCACGCCAGTGGAACTGGCCGGGATTGCGTAGTATCTTTGCGTCGGTATGGTTCGTACCGTGCACCAGCTCATGCCGCTCAAGGCCTTCGCGTGCCAGCACCTCCAACGTTACACCGCCAATGCGCGACTGCGTACCACGGAAACACAGATCAATCACATCCGCACCCATACCGACGGCTTCGAAGATCTGCGCACCTTTGTAAGACTGTAGCGTCGAGATACCCATTTTGGCCATCACCTTCAGAATGCCGGTCTCGACGGCCGTTGCATACGCACGATAGATCGCATCATCCGTCAGTGCCGGATCTAGCACACATTCATCGCGCAGCGCACCTACCATCTCGAACACCAGATAGGGACAGATTGCGTCGGCACCGTAGCCGAGCAGTACGCAGACATGGTGGACTTCGCGTGCCTCTGCCGTCTCCACGATCAGGCCCACCTTCATGCGCTGGCGCGTCTCGATGAGATGATGATGGACCGCACCGAGGGCGAGCAGGGACGAGATCGGTGCCCGTACGGCACTCGCGTTACGATCCGACAGCACCAGCAGCTGGTAACTGTTCTGCGCAGCCGTGTACGCCTCGGTACAGATGCGTCGCAACCCGTTTATGTAACCCGGTGGACCCTCGTTCGCTGGGAATGTAATATCGAGAACCTTAGTTTTCCATCCGCGATGCTGGTTCCGTTTCAGAACTTCAGCATCCGGTATGCTTAGGATCGGATTATCCAACCAGATGCGATGTACCTGCGAGGGTGAGGCCACCAGTAGGTTTGCCTCCGGCCCGACCGGGCACTGTAGCGACATGATGATTTTTTCACTGAAAAAGATTCACAACGAGAAATAGTTGTCAATACTACCGTGCAGTGCAACAGCGGGCATGTCAACTCACCGGAATGGATCGATTGGTGGGTTAGTAACCTGTGCGAACAGTTGCTTGAAGTATTCGTACGGCAATGGTTGGAACGCCGACAGGCAGGCAAGTGGTGCATCGTTACCCATCGAACCCAACGCTTCCTTCTTGTTTTTGATCatcggcagcaacagcatatGAATAGTCTCCGTCGTGTAACCATACAGCTGCAGACGTGGATCCAGAATTCCCTTCTTTTCCACCAGTTGACTGTCACCATTGGTATTCGTATCGGCTGCACCGTTCGTTTTTGCCGCTGATTCGCGCCGAATCTCATCCATTGTGATCTGAAAGAAGTGATTTGCATAACATTAAACAATCACGCTCGAACTGGAGTAGGTGCAAATATAATACAACAAAAGCATCACACTAAACACAGCAGGAATTAGAAAACCTGGAAAAAGGTAGTATTTAAAAACAGAAGGTTTAATAAATAGAACACACATATTTACACATAGGTTTACATTACTAAATCATGagtttcacaaacaaacaattgctaCGGAACtttcaaaaatacacaacTTATGAATTAGAAAAGTAATAAACCACATGATCAACGAGAGATATTCGCAAAAAATAACGTAGCAAACGTTTATCTAGAAGCTGTTATTCTCTACCACACTGAAGAAGCGATGAATGAGCTCGGTTTAACCCGAACGTAAGCATACGGCAGCAACCAAATCCAAAATgtaaaagagaacaaaaaagccCATTTTATAAAGCATGAAAGCATGAAATTAAGTTGCACGCAGAGAGGCACACTCAATAATCACGAAGGGCTATTACTGTGATTGTTCGTAATCCACTTACCATCTGCAGTGTGGTCATGATGATGTTGAAAACGTGacgattgttttaattgtttatagTTGTGTAGAGTATTTGCATTCGAATGTTGTTGCATTCAATAGTAAAACGACAGATTGGTAGGGTTGTGATAAGTGATCGGTATTGTTAACATAAACCAAACCAAGTATCCCGCATAAATGATTAACGATGACATGAATTTATACGTGTGAATCAATTGGGAGAAGGTTTTATAATAaagtacaacaacaaaatcaacaaccaAAAGGGGATCGTTATGTAAACACGAGACAAACAAGACAGGAGATTGAGTACACAAATAAATCACCAATTACAGTCGATTGATAATAAAGGTGGGCaagtagtttgtttgtttttttttttcgaggaaTGAAGAATAAATTGTAAGTCCCCGAATGGACAGCGAATGAagaagagagcgagagagagggagaaaaagagaaaagaaaataagttTTACAGATTAGTAAAAGTTGATCGAATTGTTTCCATGAGGATGGTTATGTACACTAATCGTAGGATTCAAGAAGGTTctcgacaaaacaaaacaacccaaatATCCTTAGCATAAATGACACAATGTTAGTTGATGCTAATTACGACGCTAATGTTCCAGAGCTATGCATTAATGCTAGGATAGTAAATgaacaaatggaaagaattAAGGAATGAAATAAGAAATAGCAATTCAACTATGGATGTATAGGGTGTCTCCGGACTCCGTCCTGGTTTCAATcgatataaaacatttttgcttccTGCAGCCATCATCTATCGAAAATTTCACCTCACGAACTGCACTGAAAGTACACAAATCCCCGGAAGAAAAGATTAATCGCATGTTTGCCTACCTGTTGCTTCAGCCATTCGCTATGCGGGCGAGACTTGGCAATTTCCGATTTCAGCTCGATGTCCTGAATGAGCGCCTTCTGCTCGGTGTCCACCAGCAGCATACGACCCGGCTTCAGGCGGCTCTGTATATTAGACGATGAACGCGCATTCACAAGGATTCACACACATCCAAATATTCGACCATTCAACAACATTTCGTCCGAATTTACACCACCACGTGTTGTGGAATCATTTGTTCGAAAGTGTTGCAATTGTTAaggttattaaattattttacgtGAAATTACGTGAAATCCAGGCAAATGTGTGTTTAGCGTTACATTTTCCGAACCGTTTGTACGTCAGTCGCCCGTCCGTGGAGATCATCGATGTGCGCCAATATTGCACGTGGAATTGAGGCAGTAAGTAGGAGATAGAGAGAGTCGTATGCGATGCGATTTTACAGGGAAAAGAATAGGGAAACATTGGTATGATTAGAACAGTTTGTTgacttgtttaaaaaaaagaaaacggaagcaTCAGTGTGCATATCGAAACGTAAACGGAAGCAGAATATTgcctttttggttttttgcatGATGATGATCCTGACACTAGTGTTTTTGGTTTCGAATGAATGGCTGGCTTAGACGAGTGTATTAGGGACACGCGCGCAATCGCTTTTTTTTGAACGAtgattttttacttttttgttcctaTAGCGCTAGTATgtgttttgtgcgtgtgtgtgtatgcgatTGTATGCGCGCAACAGACGGCACACGAATGATGAAGGAAGGAAACGCGATCGTGACGATCTCGGACGAAACTTGGTTAACTTGAATaataagaagaagagaaaaaacataCAAGACTAGAAATGAAAATGCCTTAAGAGCTAACGGGTGAGAAGCATTACCGCTCACTTGTCCCGGGACATTCCCAACGACTAAACGGGACTGGGAAGACTTGGAATCCACCGGTACCACCAGGGAACAGAGACGAGCGCGCGAGCCCAGCCACACATACATCCACCCCGATTTTTTCtatccacacacacagaagTATTTACGCACATTCGCAGTATTATTTCCCTCCCAGTTTTGGGCTGTCTTTGGAAAATACTTTGTCTTTCAGTGGCTCTGAGCGTATTACGGCGTCCAAACTTTTGGACGCCAGTGTCGATGCATAATTTCATAATGTCTCTTTTCTGAAGGCCAATTATCACTTCTTGCGTCAGGGCGCCATTCTTGTCGGGTGCCATTTTGCTTCGCACGTATTGCTCAACGCTGAGAAAACGATGATGAAGACAGACAAACAATCGATGTGAAAATGATTTTCGATGGCGTCAAACTATCCTGGGTCAGTTGATGCACGGTCCACCGTTGATATGAATTGTCCGACCCCTCTCATCATCAATCGGGTGTTCCTCAGGGAAGCGTCACTTGACGTGGTAATGGTACGATTGGTTTGGCGTGTGTGTggagatggtggtggtggtgatgatggtggaggCTTTATTCGATTTGTATTTATGAGAGCATGTTTTAAACGAAtctacaaaaagaaaaaccgcaTAAGTACACAATGATTCTACCTTTAGCGTAACGTCTTTGGGATCTACGTCGTAAACGCCGACTTCCGATGCC
This Anopheles marshallii chromosome 3, idAnoMarsDA_429_01, whole genome shotgun sequence DNA region includes the following protein-coding sequences:
- the LOC128715510 gene encoding uncharacterized protein LOC128715510 isoform X2; the encoded protein is MAPPNNECAYEVIKNVAASEELAQRSTENDELPKMQMAWESPAAQGLYDPQNEHEACGVGFIVSIEGKPNHKILRDAQTLAIRMNHRGACACDNDTGDGAGVCTSIPHQLYAKELASQGIELPAFGRYATGIFYLDKISHEEAEKEFNSLAESLGLQVISWRNVPTNHEAVGAVARKSEPLSRQVFVTADVDEETFKRHVFILRKRATHELQRPGRRFYICSLSPKTIVYKGLFTSDQLWEYYLDLKNPDFLTYLALVHTRFSTNTFPSWERAHPLRVLAHNGEINTLRGNVNLMKAREGVMKSEQYGDELKKLYPVVEPNLSDSGSCDCVLEFLTQVGNRSLPEAVMTMVPEAWQNDRTMSQEKRDFYHWSACVMEPWDGPALISFTDGRYIGAILDRNGLRPSRFYVTRDNLLIMASEVGVYDVDPKDVTLKSRLKPGRMLLVDTEQKALIQDIELKSEIAKSRPHSEWLKQQMITMDEIRRESAAKTNGAADTNTNGDSQLVEKKGILDPRLQLYGYTTETIHMLLLPMIKNKKEALGSMGNDAPLACLSAFQPLPYEYFKQLFAQVTNPPIDPFREKIIMSLQCPVGPEANLLVASPSQVHRIWLDNPILSIPDAEVLKRNQHRGWKTKVLDITFPANEGPPGYINGLRRICTEAYTAAQNSYQLLVLSDRNASAVRAPISSLLALGAVHHHLIETRQRMKVGLIVETAEAREVHHVCVLLGYGADAICPYLVFEMVGALRDECVLDPALTDDAIYRAYATAVETGILKVMAKMGISTLQSYKGAQIFEAVGMGADVIDLCFRGTQSRIGGVTLEVLAREGLERHELVHGTNHTDAKILRNPGQFHWRAGGEGHINEPGAIAALQEAAVNESKGAYATFRDTTMRSVQLCTLRGQLEFAKGRPRVELSEVEPASEIVKRFATGAMSFGSISLEAHATLAISMNRIGGKSNTGEGGENADRYMNQDPQHNRRSAIKQVASGRFGVTAAYVANADDLQIKMAQGAKPGEGGELPGYKVSQDIADTRHSVPGVGLISPPPHHDIYSIEDLAELIYDLKCANPKARISVKLVSEVGVGVVASGVAKGKAEHIVISGHDGGTGASSWTGIKSAGLPWELGIAETHQVLVLNDLRSRVVVQADGQLRTGFDVVVAALLGADEFGFSTAPLIVMGCTMMRKCHLNTCPVGIATQDPVLRAKFAGKPEHVINYFFMLAEEIREIMANLGLRRFQELIGRTDLLKVRETVSHKASLLDLQMLLKSALDLRPGTNIVGGSLRQDFVLEKRADNELINRTMGVIEGSETHKTLEMKINNEERAFSSTLSYEIARRYGDAGLPDGRSININLTGSAGQSFGAFLVKGVKMTLQGDANDYVGKSLSGGTIVIRPPVGTTFESHLNVIVGNVCLYGATSGRAFFRGIAAERFCVRNSGVTAVVEGVGDHGCEYMTGGMVVILGLTGRNFAAGMSGGIAYVLDVDGTFRSKVNPGMVELLGLDLDEDRQTVKDLLQEFVNETGSEVAKELLSKWPEPCQQFVKVFPYEYQKALNALKEKTATKAITANGHPKEPQVKDIEESIQDGQLAKKKLDQVLDKTRGFIKYKRETSVYRNAAERQQDWKEVFNFPHVRTNLKVQAARCMECGVPFCQSNSHGCPLGNIIPKWNDLVFNGNWREAINQLLQTNNFPEFTGRVCPAPCEGACVLGISEPAVTIKNIECAIIDHAFEQGWITPQVPQVRTGKRVAVVGSGPAGLAAAQQLNKAGHQVTVFERNDRPGGLLQYGIPTMKLSKDVVQRRLDLMVAEGIEFRCNVHIGRDVMGSQLEQEYDAVLFTTGATWPRDLNLPNRELKGIHFAMEFLEASQKKLNGARPDWISAEGKDVIVIGGGDTGCDCIATSLRQGAKSITTFEILPIPSEKRAQDNPWPQWPRIFRVDYGHEEVRVKWGKDPRQYSTTTKEFVSDGNGNIKGVNTVQVEWTKTPTGQWSMKEVPGSEKYYPADLILLAMGFLGPEKQAPTEMNLELDGRGNIKTSVGMYGTANPKVFAAGDCRRGQSLVVWAITEGRQAARQIDTYLMGKPSALPGPGGVIDTTRSPIAVNA
- the LOC128715510 gene encoding uncharacterized protein LOC128715510 isoform X1, encoding MAPPNNECAYEVIKNVAASEELAQRSTENDELPKMQMAWESPAAQGLYDPQNEHEACGVGFIVSIEGKPNHKILRDAQTLAIRMNHRGACACDNDTGDGAGVCTSIPHQLYAKELASQGIELPAFGRYATGIFYLDKISHEEAEKEFNSLAESLGLQVISWRNVPTNHEAVGAVARKSEPLSRQVFVTADVDEETFKRHVFILRKRATHELQRPGRRFYICSLSPKTIVYKGLFTSDQLWEYYLDLKNPDFLTYLALVHTRFSTNTFPSWERAHPLRVLAHNGEINTLRGNVNLMKAREGVMKSEQYGDELKKLYPVVEPNLSDSGSCDCVLEFLTQVGNRSLPEAVMTMVPEAWQNDRTMSQEKRDFYHWSACVMEPWDGPALISFTDGRYIGAILDRNGLRPSRFYVTRDNLLIMASEVGVYDVDPKDVTLKSRLKPGRMLLVDTEQKALIQDIELKSEIAKSRPHSEWLKQQITMDEIRRESAAKTNGAADTNTNGDSQLVEKKGILDPRLQLYGYTTETIHMLLLPMIKNKKEALGSMGNDAPLACLSAFQPLPYEYFKQLFAQVTNPPIDPFREKIIMSLQCPVGPEANLLVASPSQVHRIWLDNPILSIPDAEVLKRNQHRGWKTKVLDITFPANEGPPGYINGLRRICTEAYTAAQNSYQLLVLSDRNASAVRAPISSLLALGAVHHHLIETRQRMKVGLIVETAEAREVHHVCVLLGYGADAICPYLVFEMVGALRDECVLDPALTDDAIYRAYATAVETGILKVMAKMGISTLQSYKGAQIFEAVGMGADVIDLCFRGTQSRIGGVTLEVLAREGLERHELVHGTNHTDAKILRNPGQFHWRAGGEGHINEPGAIAALQEAAVNESKGAYATFRDTTMRSVQLCTLRGQLEFAKGRPRVELSEVEPASEIVKRFATGAMSFGSISLEAHATLAISMNRIGGKSNTGEGGENADRYMNQDPQHNRRSAIKQVASGRFGVTAAYVANADDLQIKMAQGAKPGEGGELPGYKVSQDIADTRHSVPGVGLISPPPHHDIYSIEDLAELIYDLKCANPKARISVKLVSEVGVGVVASGVAKGKAEHIVISGHDGGTGASSWTGIKSAGLPWELGIAETHQVLVLNDLRSRVVVQADGQLRTGFDVVVAALLGADEFGFSTAPLIVMGCTMMRKCHLNTCPVGIATQDPVLRAKFAGKPEHVINYFFMLAEEIREIMANLGLRRFQELIGRTDLLKVRETVSHKASLLDLQMLLKSALDLRPGTNIVGGSLRQDFVLEKRADNELINRTMGVIEGSETHKTLEMKINNEERAFSSTLSYEIARRYGDAGLPDGRSININLTGSAGQSFGAFLVKGVKMTLQGDANDYVGKSLSGGTIVIRPPVGTTFESHLNVIVGNVCLYGATSGRAFFRGIAAERFCVRNSGVTAVVEGVGDHGCEYMTGGMVVILGLTGRNFAAGMSGGIAYVLDVDGTFRSKVNPGMVELLGLDLDEDRQTVKDLLQEFVNETGSEVAKELLSKWPEPCQQFVKVFPYEYQKALNALKEKTATKAITANGHPKEPQVKDIEESIQDGQLAKKKLDQVLDKTRGFIKYKRETSVYRNAAERQQDWKEVFNFPHVRTNLKVQAARCMECGVPFCQSNSHGCPLGNIIPKWNDLVFNGNWREAINQLLQTNNFPEFTGRVCPAPCEGACVLGISEPAVTIKNIECAIIDHAFEQGWITPQVPQVRTGKRVAVVGSGPAGLAAAQQLNKAGHQVTVFERNDRPGGLLQYGIPTMKLSKDVVQRRLDLMVAEGIEFRCNVHIGRDVMGSQLEQEYDAVLFTTGATWPRDLNLPNRELKGIHFAMEFLEASQKKLNGARPDWISAEGKDVIVIGGGDTGCDCIATSLRQGAKSITTFEILPIPSEKRAQDNPWPQWPRIFRVDYGHEEVRVKWGKDPRQYSTTTKEFVSDGNGNIKGVNTVQVEWTKTPTGQWSMKEVPGSEKYYPADLILLAMGFLGPEKQAPTEMNLELDGRGNIKTSVGMYGTANPKVFAAGDCRRGQSLVVWAITEGRQAARQIDTYLMGKPSALPGPGGVIDTTRSPIAVNA